The following nucleotide sequence is from bacterium.
GCAAAGACTTATAGCCAACGCCGCGCTATTTAATTATCCGCGAAAGCTCGTAAAGAGATGGATCTATCGCTCGTTTATCCCCTTCCAACCTTGATAACGGAAACCTCCTAATCACGTTTCCGGATAGTCCGACATAAATTCCGTCTTCACCTTCTTCCGCCGCGACGACCGCCTCGTATCCAAGTCTGCTTGCAAGTACGCGATCGAATGCGGTGGGTGAGCCGCCGCGCTGCACATGGCCCAAAACGGTTACGCGCATGTCCACAGGAACCTTTAAATGCTTATCCAACTCGTTTTTGACGTCTCTGCCCCGCGCGAATCCTTCGGCCACTACTATGATCACGTACGTCCCCCAGTTTTCCAGCCTGTGTTCCACTTCGCGCGCAATCACGTCGTAGTCTACAGGCATTTCGGGGATCAGAATGATGTCGGCTCCGCCGGCTATCCCGCTGGACAGCGCCAACCAGCCCGAGCCGCGCCCCATCGTTTCCACTATAAACGCCCTGTGGTGGCTCGCCGCGGTGTCACGCAGCCTTGTAAGCGAATCCACAACCGTGTTGCACGCGGTGTCGAATCCAATTGTCGTATCCAATTCCGGCACATCGTTGTCGATTGTTTTCGGGATGCCAATCAGCCTGACTCCCAGCCGCGAAAGCGCGAGCGCTCCCTTGAGACTGCCGTCCCCGCCAATAACGATTAGGCAATCCAATTCCCAGGCTTTTATAGATTCGTAAGCTTTTTGACGGCCTTCTTCCGTTTCAAATTCCTCGCTGCGCGCGCTGCCCAGCACCGTTCCGCCACGCTGCAAGATATCCGCAACGTCAAGGTAAGACACCACCTTTGCGTCACCGTCGATGAGGCCCTTATAGCCCCATTTGAACGCGACAAGCTTATGACCTTTGGACAATCCAACGCGCGCAACAGAACGATACGCAGCGTTCATGCCAGGGCAATCGCCGCCGCTCGTAAGAACTCCGATGTTCATCTGCCCCTCCCTGAGGCTAAAAACTGATTTTAGCACCGCCTGAATTCAATCTGCTAAAATTCGCCGCTTTTTGCATGTGCCTAGGTTA
It contains:
- a CDS encoding 6-phosphofructokinase — its product is MNIGVLTSGGDCPGMNAAYRSVARVGLSKGHKLVAFKWGYKGLIDGDAKVVSYLDVADILQRGGTVLGSARSEEFETEEGRQKAYESIKAWELDCLIVIGGDGSLKGALALSRLGVRLIGIPKTIDNDVPELDTTIGFDTACNTVVDSLTRLRDTAASHHRAFIVETMGRGSGWLALSSGIAGGADIILIPEMPVDYDVIAREVEHRLENWGTYVIIVVAEGFARGRDVKNELDKHLKVPVDMRVTVLGHVQRGGSPTAFDRVLASRLGYEAVVAAEEGEDGIYVGLSGNVIRRFPLSRLEGDKRAIDPSLYELSRIIK